In Calypte anna isolate BGI_N300 chromosome Z, bCalAnn1_v1.p, whole genome shotgun sequence, the following are encoded in one genomic region:
- the LOC115599910 gene encoding formin-like protein 18 codes for MGLVCLLLILNVSAMSDDVNTQLLTAARAHQLSVTVSPLPRPAATAPPPATSPPGGEAGTCGGNPPQPGRTAPALAGNRPDSAGEATAEPQPPSVPQSDSAPPSQPAPGRRGRAEDRVGSAWPPLGTAATRGLPLRAGK; via the exons ATGGGGCTGGTCTGCCTTCTGCTTATCTTGAATGTTTCAGCTATGAGTGATGATGTGAACACCCAACTCCTCACAGCTGCCAGAGCACACCAATTAAGCG TCACCGTCAGCCCCTTGCCCCGTCCGGCGGCCACCGCCCCTCCTCCCGCCACCTCCCCACCTGGGGGCGAGGCCGGCACCTGCGGCGGGAACCCGCCCCAGCCCGGCCGCACCGCCCCCGCCCTGGCAGGAAATCGCCCCGACTCGGCGGGAGAGGCCACAGCGGAGCCGCAGCCACCCTCGGTCCCGCAGTCTGACTCGGCGCCGCCGTCGCAGCCCGCTCCGGGGCGGCGGGGCAGGGCTGAGGACAGGGTAGGGAGCGCTTGGCCGCCTCTCGGGACCGCCGCCACGCGGGGGCTACCACTGCGAGCAGGCAAGTAG